In the genome of Delphinus delphis chromosome 15, mDelDel1.2, whole genome shotgun sequence, one region contains:
- the GFRA4 gene encoding GDNF family receptor alpha-4 — protein sequence MASCLAPPLLLLLLLGSPSAVAPNRCVDAADACTADARCQRLRTAYVVQCLGRAAPGSCPRARCRRALRRFFARGPPELTHALLFCPCGGPACAERRRQTFMPSCAFSGPEPAPPSCLAPLDACEHSRVCRPRLLAFQASCAPAPSNLDGCLRDQIPSCLRAYAGLVGTAVTPNYVDNASARVAPWCDCGASGNRREECEVFRGLFTRNRCLDRAIQAFDGGWPSVLHDQLDPHQDPEHSLLQVSSADASLEGSSMLSVLPVLVLQPLL from the exons ATGGCCAGCTGCTTGGCACCCCcattgctgctgctactgcttctAG GGTCACCGAGCGCTGTCGCACCGAACCGATGCGTGGACGCGGCCGACGCGTGCACCGCGGATGCGCGATGCCAGCGGTTGCGCACCGCATACGTGGTGCAGTGCCTGGGTCGGGCCGCGCCGGGGAGCTGCCCCCGCGCCCGCTGCCGCCGCGCCCTGCGCCGCTTCTTCGCCCGCGGGCCGCCCGAGCTTACCCACGCGCTGCTCTTCTGCCCGTGCGGCGGCCCCGCATGTGCCGAGCGCCGGCGCCAGACCTTCATGCCCTCCTGCGCCTTCTCGGGTCCTGAACCGGCCCCGCCCTCCTGCCTCGCGCCCTTAGACGCCTGCGAGCACAGCCGGGTCTGCAG GCCCCGCCTCTTGGCCTTCCAGGCTTCCTGCGCGCCTGCCCCCAGCAACCTGGACGGCTGCCTTCGAGACCAGATCCCCAGCTGCCTGCGCGCCTACGCCGGCCTCGTGG GCACCGCCGTCACCCCCAACTACGTGGACAACGCTAGCGCGCGCGTGGCACCCTGGTGCGACTGCGGAGCTAGCGGAAACCGGCGCGAGGAGTGCGAAGTCTTCCGGGGGCTCTTCACAAGGAACCGCTGCTTGG ATAGAGCCATACAGGCCTTTGACGGTGGGTGGCCCTCAGTCCTACACGACCAGCTGGACCCCCACCAGGACCCTGAGCACAGCCTCCTACAG GTGTCCTCTGCAGATGCGTCCCTGGAGGGGAGCTCCATGCTCTCCGTGCTCCCTGTTCTGGTTCTCCAGCCCCTGCTCTGA
- the ADAM33 gene encoding disintegrin and metalloproteinase domain-containing protein 33 isoform X3 yields MDSEDRDHCHYHGRVRGFLDSWVVLSICSGMRGLITLSSNASYYVHPWPAGDSKDFLTHKIFRTEQLLSWKGACGYRDPGDKRDMARLSCATQIRERRESLGSPRYLELYIVADHTLFLTQHRNLNHTKQRLLEVASYVDQILRTLDIQVALTGLEVWTEEDQSRVTPDANATLWAFLQWRQGLWARQPHDSAQLLTGRAFQGATVGLAPVEGMCHAESSGGVSTDHSELPIGAAATMAHEIGHSLGLSHDPDGCCVEAAAEQGGCVMAAATRHPFPRVFSACSRRQLRAFFSKGGGACLSNAPDSGLLVPRAHCGNGFVEEGEECDCGAGQECPDSCCHAHNCSLRAGAQCTHGDCCAHCLLKPAGAPCRRSAGDCDLPEFCTGVSPYCPPDIYLLDGSPCARGRGYCRDGACPTLEHQCQQLWGPGSRPAPEACFQVVNSAGDAHGNCGQQSDSSFVPCAQSDAQCGKLQCQGGEQSALVPHMVPVDSTVPLGSRQVTCKGALVLPGTQLDLPDLGLVESGTQCGPRMVCQERRCRNTTFRELELCLTACHGRGVCNSNRNCHCALGWAPPFCDKPGFGGSVDSGPMQPENQDTFTLAVILSFLVPLLPGAGLAWCCCRHPELRLQQCLWGSRRDPTCSGTLPPPIAPPTLRTLSEPNSHLEKPVTHGPACTPKQVESKSQDPVSGEK; encoded by the exons ATGGACTCTGAGGACAGG GATCATTGCCACTACCATGGGCGTGTGAGGGGCTTCCTGGACTCCTGGGTAGTCCTCAGCATCTGCTCTGGGATGAG GGGCCTGATCACACTCAGCAGCAATGCCAGCTATTATGTGCATCCTTGGCCAGCTGGGGACTCCAAAGACTTCTTGACCCACAAGATCTTCCGGACGGAGCAGCTGCTCAGCTGGAAAGGGGCCTGTGGCTACAGGGACCCTGGGGACAAAAGGGACATGGCCAGGCTTTCGTGTGCCACCCAGATCAGG GAGAGGCGGGAGTCCTTGGGGAGCCCGAGGTACCTGGAGCTGTACATAGTGGCGGATCACACCCTG TTCTTGACCCAGCACCGGAACTTGAACCACACCAAACAGCGTCTTCTGGAGGTCGCCAGCTATGTGGATCAG ATTCTCAGGACTCTGGACATTCAGGTGGCGCTGACCGGCCTGGAAGTGTGGACCGAGGAGGACCAGAGCCGCGTCACGCCAGACGCGAACGCCACGCTCTGGGCCTTCCTGCAGTGGCGCCAGGGACTGTGGGCACGGCAGCCACATGACTCGGCTCAGCTGCTCAC GGGCCGCGCCTTCCAGGGCGCCACCGTGGGCCTGGCGCCGGTCGAGGGCATGTGCCACGCGGAGAGCTCTGGAGGCGTGAGCACC GACCACTCGGAGCTCCCCATTGGTGCTGCAGCCACCATGGCCCACGAGATAGGCCACAGCCTCGGCCTCAGCCACGACCCCGACGGCTGCTGCGTGGAGGCAGCGGCGGAGCAGGGCGGCTGCGTGATGGCCGCAGCTACCCG GCACCCGTTCCCGCGAGTGTTTAGCGCCTGCAGCCGCCGCCAGCTGCGCGCCTTCTTCAGCAAGGGAGGGGGCGCGTGCCTCTCCAACGCGCCGGACTCCGGGCTCCTAGTGCCCCGGGCGCACTGCGGGAATGGCTTCGTGGAAGAGGGCGAGGAGTGCGACTGCGGCGCCGGCCAG GAGTGCCCGGACTCCTGCTGCCATGCCCACAACTGCTCGCTGCGTGCGGGGGCCCAGTGCACCCACGGGGACTGCTGCGCACACTGCTTG CTGAAGCCGGCGGGTGCGCCTTGCCGCCGGTCTGCGGGCGACTGTGACCTCCCTGAATTCTGCACGGGCGTCTCCCCCTATTGCCCCCCCGACATTTACCTACTGGATGGCTCGCCCTGCGCCAGAGGCCGCGGCTACTGCCGGGACGGCGCGTGTCCCACGCTGGAGCATCAGTGCCAGCAGCTCTGGGGGCCTG GCTCCCGCCCAGCCCCGGAGGCTTGTTTCCAGGTTGTGAACTCTGCGGGAGACGCCCATGGGAACTGCGGCCAGCAAAGCGACAGCAGCTTCGTGCCCTGTGCGCagag CGATGCGCAGTGTGGGAAACTGCAGTGCCAGGGCGGGGAGCAGAGTGCACTGGTGCCACACATGGTGCCGGTGGACTCCACCGTACCCCTAGGCAGCCGCCAGGTGACCTGCAAGGGAGCCCTCGTGCTGCCCGGCACCCAGCTGGACCTGCCTGATTTGGGCCTGGTAGAGTCAGGCACCCAGTGTGGACCTAGAATG GTGTGCCAGGAAAGGCGCTGCCGGAACACTACCTTCCGAGAGCTGGAGCTCTGCCTGACCGCCTGCCATGGTCGCGGG GTTTGCAATAGTAACCGTAATTGCCACTGTGCTCTGGGCTGGGCTCCGCCTTTCTGTGACAAGCCAGGGTTTGGTGGTAGTGTGGACAGCGGTCCTATGCAGCCTGAAA ACCAGGACACCTTCACGCTGGCGGTGATCCTTAGTTTTCTGGTGCCTCTGCTCCCTGGGGCCGGCCTGGCCTGGTGCTGCTGCCGGCACCCGGAACTCCGTCTCCAACAATGCCTTTGGGGCTCAAGGAGGGACCCTACGTGCAGTGG CACTCTTCCCCCACCTATTGCTCCGCCGACCTTGAGAACTCTGTCAGAGCCCAACAGCCACCTTGAGAAGCCTGTGACCCACGGCCCTGCTTGTACCCCGAAG CAGGTAGAGTCCAAAAGCCAAGATCCTGTCTCTGGTGAAAAGTGA
- the ADAM33 gene encoding disintegrin and metalloproteinase domain-containing protein 33 isoform X1, whose protein sequence is MRPGYRRARGSPALGLLLLLRLPWPVWGAEAFQGNTPGEPVTLHWVLDGRPRHMVTLEQPVSKLEVGLVVLKAEGQELLLELEKNHRLLAPGYTETHYSPDGQPVVLFPNHTDHCHYHGRVRGFLDSWVVLSICSGMRGLITLSSNASYYVHPWPAGDSKDFLTHKIFRTEQLLSWKGACGYRDPGDKRDMARLSCATQIRERRESLGSPRYLELYIVADHTLFLTQHRNLNHTKQRLLEVASYVDQILRTLDIQVALTGLEVWTEEDQSRVTPDANATLWAFLQWRQGLWARQPHDSAQLLTGRAFQGATVGLAPVEGMCHAESSGGVSTDHSELPIGAAATMAHEIGHSLGLSHDPDGCCVEAAAEQGGCVMAAATRHPFPRVFSACSRRQLRAFFSKGGGACLSNAPDSGLLVPRAHCGNGFVEEGEECDCGAGQECPDSCCHAHNCSLRAGAQCTHGDCCAHCLLKPAGAPCRRSAGDCDLPEFCTGVSPYCPPDIYLLDGSPCARGRGYCRDGACPTLEHQCQQLWGPGSRPAPEACFQVVNSAGDAHGNCGQQSDSSFVPCAQSDAQCGKLQCQGGEQSALVPHMVPVDSTVPLGSRQVTCKGALVLPGTQLDLPDLGLVESGTQCGPRMVCQERRCRNTTFRELELCLTACHGRGVCNSNRNCHCALGWAPPFCDKPGFGGSVDSGPMQPENQDTFTLAVILSFLVPLLPGAGLAWCCCRHPELRLQQCLWGSRRDPTCSGTLPPPIAPPTLRTLSEPNSHLEKPVTHGPACTPKQVESKSQDPVSGEK, encoded by the exons GTCTCGAAGCTAGAAGTGGGGCTGGTGGTCTTGAAGGCTGAAGGCCAGGAGCTCCTGCTAGAGCTGGAGAAGAATCA CAGGCTGCTGGCTCCAGGATACACAGAAACCCACTACAGCCCAGATGGGCAGCCAGTAGTGCTGTTCCCCAACCACACG GATCATTGCCACTACCATGGGCGTGTGAGGGGCTTCCTGGACTCCTGGGTAGTCCTCAGCATCTGCTCTGGGATGAG GGGCCTGATCACACTCAGCAGCAATGCCAGCTATTATGTGCATCCTTGGCCAGCTGGGGACTCCAAAGACTTCTTGACCCACAAGATCTTCCGGACGGAGCAGCTGCTCAGCTGGAAAGGGGCCTGTGGCTACAGGGACCCTGGGGACAAAAGGGACATGGCCAGGCTTTCGTGTGCCACCCAGATCAGG GAGAGGCGGGAGTCCTTGGGGAGCCCGAGGTACCTGGAGCTGTACATAGTGGCGGATCACACCCTG TTCTTGACCCAGCACCGGAACTTGAACCACACCAAACAGCGTCTTCTGGAGGTCGCCAGCTATGTGGATCAG ATTCTCAGGACTCTGGACATTCAGGTGGCGCTGACCGGCCTGGAAGTGTGGACCGAGGAGGACCAGAGCCGCGTCACGCCAGACGCGAACGCCACGCTCTGGGCCTTCCTGCAGTGGCGCCAGGGACTGTGGGCACGGCAGCCACATGACTCGGCTCAGCTGCTCAC GGGCCGCGCCTTCCAGGGCGCCACCGTGGGCCTGGCGCCGGTCGAGGGCATGTGCCACGCGGAGAGCTCTGGAGGCGTGAGCACC GACCACTCGGAGCTCCCCATTGGTGCTGCAGCCACCATGGCCCACGAGATAGGCCACAGCCTCGGCCTCAGCCACGACCCCGACGGCTGCTGCGTGGAGGCAGCGGCGGAGCAGGGCGGCTGCGTGATGGCCGCAGCTACCCG GCACCCGTTCCCGCGAGTGTTTAGCGCCTGCAGCCGCCGCCAGCTGCGCGCCTTCTTCAGCAAGGGAGGGGGCGCGTGCCTCTCCAACGCGCCGGACTCCGGGCTCCTAGTGCCCCGGGCGCACTGCGGGAATGGCTTCGTGGAAGAGGGCGAGGAGTGCGACTGCGGCGCCGGCCAG GAGTGCCCGGACTCCTGCTGCCATGCCCACAACTGCTCGCTGCGTGCGGGGGCCCAGTGCACCCACGGGGACTGCTGCGCACACTGCTTG CTGAAGCCGGCGGGTGCGCCTTGCCGCCGGTCTGCGGGCGACTGTGACCTCCCTGAATTCTGCACGGGCGTCTCCCCCTATTGCCCCCCCGACATTTACCTACTGGATGGCTCGCCCTGCGCCAGAGGCCGCGGCTACTGCCGGGACGGCGCGTGTCCCACGCTGGAGCATCAGTGCCAGCAGCTCTGGGGGCCTG GCTCCCGCCCAGCCCCGGAGGCTTGTTTCCAGGTTGTGAACTCTGCGGGAGACGCCCATGGGAACTGCGGCCAGCAAAGCGACAGCAGCTTCGTGCCCTGTGCGCagag CGATGCGCAGTGTGGGAAACTGCAGTGCCAGGGCGGGGAGCAGAGTGCACTGGTGCCACACATGGTGCCGGTGGACTCCACCGTACCCCTAGGCAGCCGCCAGGTGACCTGCAAGGGAGCCCTCGTGCTGCCCGGCACCCAGCTGGACCTGCCTGATTTGGGCCTGGTAGAGTCAGGCACCCAGTGTGGACCTAGAATG GTGTGCCAGGAAAGGCGCTGCCGGAACACTACCTTCCGAGAGCTGGAGCTCTGCCTGACCGCCTGCCATGGTCGCGGG GTTTGCAATAGTAACCGTAATTGCCACTGTGCTCTGGGCTGGGCTCCGCCTTTCTGTGACAAGCCAGGGTTTGGTGGTAGTGTGGACAGCGGTCCTATGCAGCCTGAAA ACCAGGACACCTTCACGCTGGCGGTGATCCTTAGTTTTCTGGTGCCTCTGCTCCCTGGGGCCGGCCTGGCCTGGTGCTGCTGCCGGCACCCGGAACTCCGTCTCCAACAATGCCTTTGGGGCTCAAGGAGGGACCCTACGTGCAGTGG CACTCTTCCCCCACCTATTGCTCCGCCGACCTTGAGAACTCTGTCAGAGCCCAACAGCCACCTTGAGAAGCCTGTGACCCACGGCCCTGCTTGTACCCCGAAG CAGGTAGAGTCCAAAAGCCAAGATCCTGTCTCTGGTGAAAAGTGA
- the ADAM33 gene encoding disintegrin and metalloproteinase domain-containing protein 33 isoform X2, translating into MRPGYRRARGSPALGLLLLLRLPWPVWGAEAFQGNTPGEPVTLHWVLDGRPRHMVTLEQPVSKLEVGLVVLKAEGQELLLELEKNHRLLAPGYTETHYSPDGQPVVLFPNHTDHCHYHGRVRGFLDSWVVLSICSGMRGLITLSSNASYYVHPWPAGDSKDFLTHKIFRTEQLLSWKGACGYRDPGDKRDMARLSCATQIRERRESLGSPRYLELYIVADHTLFLTQHRNLNHTKQRLLEVASYVDQVALTGLEVWTEEDQSRVTPDANATLWAFLQWRQGLWARQPHDSAQLLTGRAFQGATVGLAPVEGMCHAESSGGVSTDHSELPIGAAATMAHEIGHSLGLSHDPDGCCVEAAAEQGGCVMAAATRHPFPRVFSACSRRQLRAFFSKGGGACLSNAPDSGLLVPRAHCGNGFVEEGEECDCGAGQECPDSCCHAHNCSLRAGAQCTHGDCCAHCLLKPAGAPCRRSAGDCDLPEFCTGVSPYCPPDIYLLDGSPCARGRGYCRDGACPTLEHQCQQLWGPGSRPAPEACFQVVNSAGDAHGNCGQQSDSSFVPCAQSDAQCGKLQCQGGEQSALVPHMVPVDSTVPLGSRQVTCKGALVLPGTQLDLPDLGLVESGTQCGPRMVCQERRCRNTTFRELELCLTACHGRGVCNSNRNCHCALGWAPPFCDKPGFGGSVDSGPMQPENQDTFTLAVILSFLVPLLPGAGLAWCCCRHPELRLQQCLWGSRRDPTCSGTLPPPIAPPTLRTLSEPNSHLEKPVTHGPACTPKQVESKSQDPVSGEK; encoded by the exons GTCTCGAAGCTAGAAGTGGGGCTGGTGGTCTTGAAGGCTGAAGGCCAGGAGCTCCTGCTAGAGCTGGAGAAGAATCA CAGGCTGCTGGCTCCAGGATACACAGAAACCCACTACAGCCCAGATGGGCAGCCAGTAGTGCTGTTCCCCAACCACACG GATCATTGCCACTACCATGGGCGTGTGAGGGGCTTCCTGGACTCCTGGGTAGTCCTCAGCATCTGCTCTGGGATGAG GGGCCTGATCACACTCAGCAGCAATGCCAGCTATTATGTGCATCCTTGGCCAGCTGGGGACTCCAAAGACTTCTTGACCCACAAGATCTTCCGGACGGAGCAGCTGCTCAGCTGGAAAGGGGCCTGTGGCTACAGGGACCCTGGGGACAAAAGGGACATGGCCAGGCTTTCGTGTGCCACCCAGATCAGG GAGAGGCGGGAGTCCTTGGGGAGCCCGAGGTACCTGGAGCTGTACATAGTGGCGGATCACACCCTG TTCTTGACCCAGCACCGGAACTTGAACCACACCAAACAGCGTCTTCTGGAGGTCGCCAGCTATGTGGATCAG GTGGCGCTGACCGGCCTGGAAGTGTGGACCGAGGAGGACCAGAGCCGCGTCACGCCAGACGCGAACGCCACGCTCTGGGCCTTCCTGCAGTGGCGCCAGGGACTGTGGGCACGGCAGCCACATGACTCGGCTCAGCTGCTCAC GGGCCGCGCCTTCCAGGGCGCCACCGTGGGCCTGGCGCCGGTCGAGGGCATGTGCCACGCGGAGAGCTCTGGAGGCGTGAGCACC GACCACTCGGAGCTCCCCATTGGTGCTGCAGCCACCATGGCCCACGAGATAGGCCACAGCCTCGGCCTCAGCCACGACCCCGACGGCTGCTGCGTGGAGGCAGCGGCGGAGCAGGGCGGCTGCGTGATGGCCGCAGCTACCCG GCACCCGTTCCCGCGAGTGTTTAGCGCCTGCAGCCGCCGCCAGCTGCGCGCCTTCTTCAGCAAGGGAGGGGGCGCGTGCCTCTCCAACGCGCCGGACTCCGGGCTCCTAGTGCCCCGGGCGCACTGCGGGAATGGCTTCGTGGAAGAGGGCGAGGAGTGCGACTGCGGCGCCGGCCAG GAGTGCCCGGACTCCTGCTGCCATGCCCACAACTGCTCGCTGCGTGCGGGGGCCCAGTGCACCCACGGGGACTGCTGCGCACACTGCTTG CTGAAGCCGGCGGGTGCGCCTTGCCGCCGGTCTGCGGGCGACTGTGACCTCCCTGAATTCTGCACGGGCGTCTCCCCCTATTGCCCCCCCGACATTTACCTACTGGATGGCTCGCCCTGCGCCAGAGGCCGCGGCTACTGCCGGGACGGCGCGTGTCCCACGCTGGAGCATCAGTGCCAGCAGCTCTGGGGGCCTG GCTCCCGCCCAGCCCCGGAGGCTTGTTTCCAGGTTGTGAACTCTGCGGGAGACGCCCATGGGAACTGCGGCCAGCAAAGCGACAGCAGCTTCGTGCCCTGTGCGCagag CGATGCGCAGTGTGGGAAACTGCAGTGCCAGGGCGGGGAGCAGAGTGCACTGGTGCCACACATGGTGCCGGTGGACTCCACCGTACCCCTAGGCAGCCGCCAGGTGACCTGCAAGGGAGCCCTCGTGCTGCCCGGCACCCAGCTGGACCTGCCTGATTTGGGCCTGGTAGAGTCAGGCACCCAGTGTGGACCTAGAATG GTGTGCCAGGAAAGGCGCTGCCGGAACACTACCTTCCGAGAGCTGGAGCTCTGCCTGACCGCCTGCCATGGTCGCGGG GTTTGCAATAGTAACCGTAATTGCCACTGTGCTCTGGGCTGGGCTCCGCCTTTCTGTGACAAGCCAGGGTTTGGTGGTAGTGTGGACAGCGGTCCTATGCAGCCTGAAA ACCAGGACACCTTCACGCTGGCGGTGATCCTTAGTTTTCTGGTGCCTCTGCTCCCTGGGGCCGGCCTGGCCTGGTGCTGCTGCCGGCACCCGGAACTCCGTCTCCAACAATGCCTTTGGGGCTCAAGGAGGGACCCTACGTGCAGTGG CACTCTTCCCCCACCTATTGCTCCGCCGACCTTGAGAACTCTGTCAGAGCCCAACAGCCACCTTGAGAAGCCTGTGACCCACGGCCCTGCTTGTACCCCGAAG CAGGTAGAGTCCAAAAGCCAAGATCCTGTCTCTGGTGAAAAGTGA
- the ADAM33 gene encoding disintegrin and metalloproteinase domain-containing protein 33 isoform X4 translates to MRPGYRRARGSPALGLLLLLRLPWPVWGAEAFQGNTPGEPVTLHWVLDGRPRHMVTLEQPVSKLEVGLVVLKAEGQELLLELEKNHRLLAPGYTETHYSPDGQPVVLFPNHTDHCHYHGRVRGFLDSWVVLSICSGMRGLITLSSNASYYVHPWPAGDSKDFLTHKIFRTEQLLSWKGACGYRDPGDKRDMARLSCATQIRERRESLGSPRYLELYIVADHTLFLTQHRNLNHTKQRLLEVASYVDQILRTLDIQVALTGLEVWTEEDQSRVTPDANATLWAFLQWRQGLWARQPHDSAQLLTGRAFQGATVGLAPVEGMCHAESSGGVSTDHSELPIGAAATMAHEIGHSLGLSHDPDGCCVEAAAEQGGCVMAAATRHPFPRVFSACSRRQLRAFFSKGGGACLSNAPDSGLLVPRAHCGNGFVEEGEECDCGAGQECPDSCCHAHNCSLRAGAQCTHGDCCAHCLLKPAGAPCRRSAGDCDLPEFCTGVSPYCPPDIYLLDGSPCARGRGYCRDGACPTLEHQCQQLWGPGSRPAPEACFQVVNSAGDAHGNCGQQSDSSFVPCAQSDAQCGKLQCQGGEQSALVPHMVPVDSTVPLGSRQVTCKGALVLPGTQLDLPDLGLVESGTQCGPRMVCQERRCRNTTFRELELCLTACHGRGVCNSNRNCHCALGWAPPFCDKPGFGGSVDSGPMQPENQDTFTLAVILSFLVPLLPGAGLAWCCCRHPELRLQQCLWGSRRDPTCSGHKDGPCRGHPLGSVHPMELGLTATAEPQALGA, encoded by the exons GTCTCGAAGCTAGAAGTGGGGCTGGTGGTCTTGAAGGCTGAAGGCCAGGAGCTCCTGCTAGAGCTGGAGAAGAATCA CAGGCTGCTGGCTCCAGGATACACAGAAACCCACTACAGCCCAGATGGGCAGCCAGTAGTGCTGTTCCCCAACCACACG GATCATTGCCACTACCATGGGCGTGTGAGGGGCTTCCTGGACTCCTGGGTAGTCCTCAGCATCTGCTCTGGGATGAG GGGCCTGATCACACTCAGCAGCAATGCCAGCTATTATGTGCATCCTTGGCCAGCTGGGGACTCCAAAGACTTCTTGACCCACAAGATCTTCCGGACGGAGCAGCTGCTCAGCTGGAAAGGGGCCTGTGGCTACAGGGACCCTGGGGACAAAAGGGACATGGCCAGGCTTTCGTGTGCCACCCAGATCAGG GAGAGGCGGGAGTCCTTGGGGAGCCCGAGGTACCTGGAGCTGTACATAGTGGCGGATCACACCCTG TTCTTGACCCAGCACCGGAACTTGAACCACACCAAACAGCGTCTTCTGGAGGTCGCCAGCTATGTGGATCAG ATTCTCAGGACTCTGGACATTCAGGTGGCGCTGACCGGCCTGGAAGTGTGGACCGAGGAGGACCAGAGCCGCGTCACGCCAGACGCGAACGCCACGCTCTGGGCCTTCCTGCAGTGGCGCCAGGGACTGTGGGCACGGCAGCCACATGACTCGGCTCAGCTGCTCAC GGGCCGCGCCTTCCAGGGCGCCACCGTGGGCCTGGCGCCGGTCGAGGGCATGTGCCACGCGGAGAGCTCTGGAGGCGTGAGCACC GACCACTCGGAGCTCCCCATTGGTGCTGCAGCCACCATGGCCCACGAGATAGGCCACAGCCTCGGCCTCAGCCACGACCCCGACGGCTGCTGCGTGGAGGCAGCGGCGGAGCAGGGCGGCTGCGTGATGGCCGCAGCTACCCG GCACCCGTTCCCGCGAGTGTTTAGCGCCTGCAGCCGCCGCCAGCTGCGCGCCTTCTTCAGCAAGGGAGGGGGCGCGTGCCTCTCCAACGCGCCGGACTCCGGGCTCCTAGTGCCCCGGGCGCACTGCGGGAATGGCTTCGTGGAAGAGGGCGAGGAGTGCGACTGCGGCGCCGGCCAG GAGTGCCCGGACTCCTGCTGCCATGCCCACAACTGCTCGCTGCGTGCGGGGGCCCAGTGCACCCACGGGGACTGCTGCGCACACTGCTTG CTGAAGCCGGCGGGTGCGCCTTGCCGCCGGTCTGCGGGCGACTGTGACCTCCCTGAATTCTGCACGGGCGTCTCCCCCTATTGCCCCCCCGACATTTACCTACTGGATGGCTCGCCCTGCGCCAGAGGCCGCGGCTACTGCCGGGACGGCGCGTGTCCCACGCTGGAGCATCAGTGCCAGCAGCTCTGGGGGCCTG GCTCCCGCCCAGCCCCGGAGGCTTGTTTCCAGGTTGTGAACTCTGCGGGAGACGCCCATGGGAACTGCGGCCAGCAAAGCGACAGCAGCTTCGTGCCCTGTGCGCagag CGATGCGCAGTGTGGGAAACTGCAGTGCCAGGGCGGGGAGCAGAGTGCACTGGTGCCACACATGGTGCCGGTGGACTCCACCGTACCCCTAGGCAGCCGCCAGGTGACCTGCAAGGGAGCCCTCGTGCTGCCCGGCACCCAGCTGGACCTGCCTGATTTGGGCCTGGTAGAGTCAGGCACCCAGTGTGGACCTAGAATG GTGTGCCAGGAAAGGCGCTGCCGGAACACTACCTTCCGAGAGCTGGAGCTCTGCCTGACCGCCTGCCATGGTCGCGGG GTTTGCAATAGTAACCGTAATTGCCACTGTGCTCTGGGCTGGGCTCCGCCTTTCTGTGACAAGCCAGGGTTTGGTGGTAGTGTGGACAGCGGTCCTATGCAGCCTGAAA ACCAGGACACCTTCACGCTGGCGGTGATCCTTAGTTTTCTGGTGCCTCTGCTCCCTGGGGCCGGCCTGGCCTGGTGCTGCTGCCGGCACCCGGAACTCCGTCTCCAACAATGCCTTTGGGGCTCAAGGAGGGACCCTACGTGCAGTGG ACACAAAGATGGCCCATGCAGGGGCCACCCTCTAGGCAGTGTTCACCCAATGGAGTTGGGCCTGACAGCCACTGcagagccccaggccctgggTGCGTGA